AACCGATGGAAAGTTCGGTTGGCTTCAAGCCGGGTGCAAGATGGCAGACCGGGCACATGGCATCGTAGTGAACCGCACCTGCCAACAGCAGCTTCTCATCATCCAAAGGCGGTACTTCGAGATCCTTGGCGCGCGCTTCAATGGAGCTTTCACGCACCCATTCGATGATTTTTTCAGTGATGGCCCAATGCTTCTCGGTGGCTGCCATATTGTAAGCACCGGAACCAAGAGCGGTTATGACCAGAACGAGTAATGCCAAAAACAAACTCAGAATCTTTTTCATGTTTCACCTCTATTAGATGATTGAGCGCTGGTTGCTTGGGCCGGATAGCTTTGCGATCATCGTACTTTCAATTCCGGTGAGAATCAACTTGCATTCTCGGGATCGGCGGATTTGCCTCTTTCCAGCTTGCTTTGAATACTGGCGTGATCAAGATGAGGCGCAAACATTTCGATGAAATCAAGAATATAACCACGCATATAGCTATTGCGGCTGATACCGATGCGTGTGGTGCTGGGTTCAAATAGATGACTGGCATCGATGGATCTGAGGGTTTTATCGCGCTTGGCATCGAAAGCCATGTTGGCAAGAATGCCAACACCCAGTCCCAGCTCCACATAGGTTTTAATCACGTCAGAGTCAATTGCGGTGAGTACCACATTGGGTTCTAATCCGCAGCTTGCGAATGCCTGGTTGATTTTTGAACGGCCGGTAAAAGTCGAATCATAAGTGATGATGGGATAGCGATTGATCGCTTCCAGCGTGAGTTTTTTTAATTTCAGCAACGGATGTTTGGGCGGCACGATGATGCAGCGGTTCCACTGATAGCAGGGCAGCATGATAAGCTCTTTATATTGTTCAAGCGCTTCGGTGGCGATTCCAATATCCGCTTCACCCGAAGTGACCAAAGCGGCAATCTGTACCGGGCTGCCTTGCCGCAAAATGAGTTTGACCTTCGGGTAGCGCGCGGTAAAACGCTTGATTACAGGTGGCAAAGAATAACGCGCCTGAGTGTGAGTGGTCGCGATGGTTAACGTGCCGCCGGCTTCGTTGGTAAATTCTTGTGCTATTTTCTTCAGGTTGTCAGCGTCACGCAGCATTTTGACGGCTGTTTGTATGATCAATTGTCCTGGCGGTGTTATTTTTACAATGCGTTTGCCATTGCGCAGAAAAATATCGACGCCGAGTTCTTCTTCGAGCAATTGGATTTGCTTGCTGATAGCCGGTTGAGAAGTGTGCAGATTTTTTGCCGCCCTAGATAAGTTCATGTCCTGATTGGCGGTTTCGCATAAATAGCGCAGTTGCTGAAGTTTCATAGGTTACGCCTGCTAATAAAAAATGGTGATATGTATCTAATATAATATTATTTTGATTTATAAATAGGTATTGGTATCATGCCATGCGGCTAAAAGTGGAAAAATGCGGTTGCAAGATTCATTCTGTCAGGTTCTCTGATTAGTTTCATTTATCATACACACTAGAATTGATTGCCGTGACAAGTTACAGGCGATTCCGCTTGGTTTTTTGATAAAATAACAAATTACGCTAAGCTCCGTAAAAAAATGTGAACAAAGACGGCTAAGCAGCGGTAACGGTTGTCAATACGATTGCAGTGTGTTGAATTTTAATAAAAGTGAAAAAGCTGATGCCGTGCATCAGGATGATAAGGTGAGCGGCTGGGGTGGCGGATTGCTGATTATTGGCAGGTCTCGGCAATTTCCCATTAATGAAACTAGGATTAATTAATGAGTACAAATATTGAGAATAAACCGAAACAAGTAACATGGTTTAATGGGTGTGGCGGACGGATCGGTATCGTGGTGGGCGAAAGCGGTGAGCATGCCTATATCGGCATGGCATTGCGGCATGATGAAGACGATGATGTGGACCATATCATGAAGTATGGCGCCAAATTTCCATTGGATGCGGCCTTATTGCTGCCGGTATCGAAACGATATACGCAAGAATCCTAAAGGCAAATCCATTGGGTATCTTTGAATGAATAGGCGGGGAAATTAACGATGTATCGCTATGATGAATATGATCAGCAAATAGTGGATGAACGTGTCAGGCAGTACCGCGATCAGGTGCGCCGCCGTCTTTCCGGTGAATTGACCGAGCAAGAGTTTTTGCCGTTGCGGTTGCAAAACGGTTTGTACATGCAAATACATGGGTACATGTTACGGATTGCGGTGCCCTACGGCCTGATTTCTTCGCAGCAGATGCGTATGTTTGCGCATATTGCGCGTAAGTATGACCGTGGTTATGGTCATTTCACCACACGTCAGAACATTCAATTCAATTGGCTCAAATTGCAGGATACACCCGATATCCTAGCCGATTTGGCGTCGGTGCAAATGCATGGTATTCAAACCTCAGGCAATTGTGTTCGCAATATCACTTCGGATGAATTTGCCGGTGTTGCACAGGACGAAGTGGTGGATCCGCGTCCGTATGCCGAGATTTTGCGCCAATGGAGCACGTTTCATCCGGAATTTGCCTATTTGCCGCGCAAATTCAAGATCGCCATCAGCGGTGGTAAAGAAGACCGTGCAGCCATTTATGCGCACGATATCGGATTGGCGGCTATCAAAAATGCGCAAGGTGAAGTTGGCTTCCGGGTTGTGGTGGGTGGCGGATTGGGACGTACACCGATTATTGGCAGTGAAATCTGTGAATTTGTGCCACGGCAGCATATTTTGACGTATGTCGAATCCATTCTGCGGATATATAACCAGTATGGCCGCCGCGACAATAAGTATAAAGCGCGTATCAAGATTCTGGTCAAGGCGCTGGGGATCGATGAATTCAAACGTCAGGTTGAAGCAGACTGGGCGGATCTGAAAGACGGTCCCGGCACGTTAACCGGCGAGGAAGTCGACCGGGTCGCATCATTCTTTACCGATCCGGCGTATGAAACATTACCCGATCATGATTCGAAGCTGAATGAATTCAAAGCGGACAGCCGCTCGTTCTCGAATTGGCTATCGCGCAACGTCAAGCCGCACCGGGTTCCCGGTTATGCGATTGTGGTATTGTCATTGAAAAAACCGGGCAATGCACCCGGTGATGCCACCGCTGAGCAAATGGATTTTGTTGCGGATCTAGCGGATCGCTACAGTTTCGGTGAATTGCGCATCACGCATAAACAAAATCTGGTATTGGCGGATGTCCGGCAAAAGGATTTGATCAGTCTGTGGCAAGAGGCTTCCGCTCAGGAGTTGACGACGCCCAATATCGGTATGCTGACGGATATTATCAGTTGCCCGGGCGCGGAATTCTGCACGCTGGCCAACGCACGCTCGATTCCGCTGGCGAAATTGATTGCCGAGCGTTTTGAGAATCTGGATTATTTGTACGATATCGGTGAAATTACGCTGAATATTTCAGGCTGCGTCAATGCCTGCGGACAGCACCACATCGGCAATATCGGTATCACCGGTGTGGAGAAGAAAGATCACGATGAGTGGTATCAAGTATCAATCGGTGGCGCGGAAGGTAACGACAGCTCGATCAGCAAAATTATCGGTCCTTCCTTTACCTTCCATCAAGTGCCGGAAGTCATTGAGCGGTTGATTCATGTCTATTTGCGTGAACGCTTCGAAGACGAAAGTTTTATCGGCACGGTACGCCGCATCGGCCATGCGCCTTTCAAAGAGCATGTGTATGCGACCGATTTCGTCGCACAGGAAGATGAAACTGCCAGCAAACACGTCGTGCTGCCCGCGCACTACGAGGTGCCTTATTATTCCCCCAGGTTTTAATGGACATGATTATCAAAAATAAAGCTATTGTCGCGGATGATTGGATGGTGTTGCGGTTGCAGGAACAAGAAACTCCTGAAAACGTTAGTGTTGCACCCGGTAAAGTCATTGTGCCGCTGAAAGTATGGCAAGCGCAACGTGAAACATTGCAACAACGCAAGGAAATCGGCGTATGGCTGGCCAGCGATGAGCGGCCTGAAGAATTGAAAGGCGATATAGAAAAATTTTCCGTAATTGCGGTTGATTTTCCGAAATTCTCGGATGGCCGTGGTTACTCGATCGCCTTTAATCTGCGCGCGCGCTTAGGGTATAGCGGAGAGTTGCGTGCGATTGGCGATGTATTGCGCGATCAGTTGTTTTATTTACAGCGCGTGGGTTTTGACGCGTTTGCGCCGCGCCCGGACCGGAAAATTGAAGATGTGATAAAAGGTTTGGGCGATTTTTCTGAAGTGTATCAAACTTCGTTTGATCAAAAACTGCCGTTGTTCCGGCGCGTACAGCGCAAAGCAAACGAAGCGGCATCCGGTCAATGAGTGATTTGCAACAAAAAATCGAGCAGGTTGTTGCGGTTCTGACCGAAACAACCTGTGACTTTGCGCCAGTTACCTTTGCCAACAGTCTGGGCGCGGAAGATATGGTTTTGACCGATATCATTGACCGCTATCAGCTCGATATCGATATGTTCAGTCTGGATACCGGCCGTTTGCCGCAAGAGACCTATGATTTGATGCAAGTCGTGCGGGAGCGGTACAAAACACCGTTGCGTATCTATTTTCCCAATGTAAAACAGGTTGAGGCCTATGTCGCCGAGCATGGCGTCAATGGGTTTTATGACAGTATCGAGTTGCGCAAGGCATGCTGCCATATCCGTAAAGTCGAACCACTGCGCCGCGCCTTGCAGGGTAAGCGCGCCTGGATCACCGGAATGCGAAGCGAACAAGCATCGACCCGGTCGAATTTGAAAGTATCGGCTTACGACATGGACAACCGCATGCAGAAAGTCAATCCATTACTGGATTGGTCCAATGCGGAAGTCTGGGAATATCTCAAGCACTATGAAGTGCCTTATAACAAGCTGCACGATAAGTTTTATCCCAGCATCGGCTGCGCGCCTTGCACTCGTGCCATTACACCGGGAGAGGATATCCGCTCCGGGCGCTGGTGGTGGGAAGCACCGGAGAATAAAGAGTGTGGATTGCACAGCAGCAAGGTTGTACCCATAAAATAACACCTGCGATTTGTTTGTACGTCATTGTTGTAAATCATTTGAGTTGGGTTGGAATCTGCTTAACTGTTGGAATGATTGCTTGATGGCTGTGGTGTTGTGATCTGAACAAAAATAAAACTGAACTGAACTTGTGTTTAATATTGCCGTGCCTTTCCCTTGTGAATTAGGGGGAAATTCATTGCGGCCGTAGTGTGTATTTCTGAGTGATATCAAATCAAGTATGCGATAAATTCGCAGATACGGGTAGAATATCGGCTGGAATTCATCGGGCTGGCAGTGTAAGGAAAATATTAAATCAAGCTAACAGTATGAATTTGATAAAAGAACAGAATAAAAAACTGAAGGGATTTACTATCCTGGTGGTGGAAGATAACGAATTGAACCAGCAAGTTGCTAAAGGCTTGCTGGAATATAACGGTGCGACTGTAGCGATAGCCAATCATGGAAAAGAAGCATTGGAGATGTTGAGTAAATCTCCCTTCGACTGCGTATTGATGGATATTCAAATGCCCGTGATGGATGGCTTGGAAGCCACGCAATTAATCCGTGCCAACCCGCAGTGCCCGGATACTTTGATCATTGCAGTAACAGCCAATGCAGACCAGCATCACAAAGATTTATGCCAAAGCGCGGGTATGAATGATTTTTTGACAAAACCAATTGATCCAGAACGGTTGGTCAATACGCTGTTGAAGTGGCTGATGCCAAAACCCGATGCACAGATCTCATGAGCGCTAAAAGATAAAAATGAATGGTTTTTTCTTGCTAAATCGGCTGCTTCTGATTGCGTATTAATTACATTTCTGGATGAATAACGAAAAGCCGATACGTGTGCTGGTGCTCGATGATGACAGATTTATGCTTGAATTTGTCAGTCATTTGCTCAGGGATCTGGGCGTCAGCGAAGTGCTGGTTGCTGAGGATGGCAAGGCTGGCTTGTTTGTTATGTCCGCGCAAGTCTCTGCGATTGACTTGCTGATTTGTGATATTGAAATGCCGGGTATGGATGGTATTGAGTTTCTGCGCAATATTGCGGATCAATATTACAACGGTAAGATCGTGTTATTTTCCGGTGTTAATCCCGATTTGCTCAAAGCAACAGAACGCTTGGCTTCTGTACGCGGGTTGAATGTCATTGGCACATTGGCAAAACCGGTGACGGTCGGTTCGCTGGCAGCCATTTTGGATCAGCTATCGATACCTGTCCCGAGACGTGCTAATCCGGCCCGGATACGGCAGATTTTTACGATGGAAGAGATTCAGCAGGCCTTGGCGGCGGATCAGATTGAATTATTTTATCAACCCAAAATCGCCGTCTCCAGCCGCCGTGTTACCAGTGTCGAGTGCTTGGCACGGTGGTGTCATGCGCAATACGGATATGTTTCTCCGGATAACTTCATACCGGTGATTGAGCAAAGTGGATTGATCAATGACTTTACTCGTGATGTATTGAGAAAATCCGCTCTGCAATTGGATTTGTGGCTGCAACAAGGGTTTGATTTAAAGATTTCAGTCAATGTTTCCATGGAAAATCTGGACCGGTTTAATTTGCCGGAAATTTATGCAATGGCCGTGCGCGATTGTTATGTGCCGATTGACCGGATAACGCTGGAAATTACCGAGGGCAAGCTGGGAAAGGATTTCGCGCAATCCTTGGACATTCTGACGCGGCTTAGGCTGAAGGGGTTTGGATTGGCTATCGACGATTTCGGCATAGGCTACTCATCGATGGAAACGCTCAAACATATGCCCTTTACCGAGCTCAAAGTCGATCGTATTTTCGCGCATGGCGCGGCAAAAGATCCGGCAACTCGTGCCATTCTGGAGTCGAGTATAAAATTAGGTAAGGCGCTTGGCTTGAATGTCGTGGTGGAAGGCATTGAGACCCGAGCAGATTACCAGCTGGCGGTAGAACTCGGATGTGATGAAATTCAAGGATTTTTTATTGCGAAACCGATGCCCAGCGGTGAGTTTACCGAATGGTTATCGAAACATGAAAAAACACGGGATGAGCGATTCTAAACGATCGGGGTTTTGGACAATAACCAAACACCGGCTGTAAGTACATTCGTATAAAATTAAGTAACAAGTGACTAATTGATTAAGAATATGACAAAAATGGATGCAACGTTGCACACTCAAACGGGAACAATCGCTGATACGTCTAATTTTAGCTTTGGCTTTACCATAGCCGATTTCTACCGGCGAAGCGGCTTGGTCAGGCTGGATCAAGTATTTCTGGATTTTCTTCGCACCGGCGATGAAGCGCTGTATAAAAAATTAGAGATTGCGCGCGCGCATCCGGATGATTTACTGCCTAAAGATGAATCCGCTTTATTGATCGAGATTGCGCCTTGGTTAGAAGATTTCATTGCCCGGTTGTTCAACATTGAGACCGAAGTGCAGCAATTGGCGGTGCGGCATCACGAATTGGCGCCGCTGTATTTTTGTAAGCGGCAATTTGTTCAGCGTCGCGCCAAAAGTAAAGTGAGCGATGAAGAGCTGGCAGGCATTGATGGCTTGGCGCTGGAAAAAGAACTGGCAGCTGAATTCGGCGAGGCTTTCTCAGAACTGATTTTCGCGACCAAAGTCACGCAGTGGATGGACGCGGAAGCGGAAAATGAAGCCCGTTTGAACAAAGCACTGCAATATGCAGCTTGGGCGTTACGCACACCGGCAGGCCAGCAGCATACGCATCAGGGTATTTTGTTCAAATCCCCTGCAAAGCTCGATTTTCAGCATCTGCTCTCGCTGC
The DNA window shown above is from Nitrosomonas sp. Is35 and carries:
- a CDS encoding cytochrome c is translated as MKKILSLFLALLVLVITALGSGAYNMAATEKHWAITEKIIEWVRESSIEARAKDLEVPPLDDEKLLLAGAVHYDAMCPVCHLAPGLKPTELSIGLYPQPPVFHQREPVIDQAGKQDRAKEYFWVIKNGLKMTAMPAWGLSHDDDSIWAMTAFILKMSHMTPEQYDELVHSAKDSAHDHSHAHEH
- the cysB gene encoding HTH-type transcriptional regulator CysB encodes the protein MKLQQLRYLCETANQDMNLSRAAKNLHTSQPAISKQIQLLEEELGVDIFLRNGKRIVKITPPGQLIIQTAVKMLRDADNLKKIAQEFTNEAGGTLTIATTHTQARYSLPPVIKRFTARYPKVKLILRQGSPVQIAALVTSGEADIGIATEALEQYKELIMLPCYQWNRCIIVPPKHPLLKLKKLTLEAINRYPIITYDSTFTGRSKINQAFASCGLEPNVVLTAIDSDVIKTYVELGLGVGILANMAFDAKRDKTLRSIDASHLFEPSTTRIGISRNSYMRGYILDFIEMFAPHLDHASIQSKLERGKSADPENAS
- a CDS encoding nitrite/sulfite reductase, with translation MYRYDEYDQQIVDERVRQYRDQVRRRLSGELTEQEFLPLRLQNGLYMQIHGYMLRIAVPYGLISSQQMRMFAHIARKYDRGYGHFTTRQNIQFNWLKLQDTPDILADLASVQMHGIQTSGNCVRNITSDEFAGVAQDEVVDPRPYAEILRQWSTFHPEFAYLPRKFKIAISGGKEDRAAIYAHDIGLAAIKNAQGEVGFRVVVGGGLGRTPIIGSEICEFVPRQHILTYVESILRIYNQYGRRDNKYKARIKILVKALGIDEFKRQVEADWADLKDGPGTLTGEEVDRVASFFTDPAYETLPDHDSKLNEFKADSRSFSNWLSRNVKPHRVPGYAIVVLSLKKPGNAPGDATAEQMDFVADLADRYSFGELRITHKQNLVLADVRQKDLISLWQEASAQELTTPNIGMLTDIISCPGAEFCTLANARSIPLAKLIAERFENLDYLYDIGEITLNISGCVNACGQHHIGNIGITGVEKKDHDEWYQVSIGGAEGNDSSISKIIGPSFTFHQVPEVIERLIHVYLRERFEDESFIGTVRRIGHAPFKEHVYATDFVAQEDETASKHVVLPAHYEVPYYSPRF
- a CDS encoding DUF934 domain-containing protein, coding for MIIKNKAIVADDWMVLRLQEQETPENVSVAPGKVIVPLKVWQAQRETLQQRKEIGVWLASDERPEELKGDIEKFSVIAVDFPKFSDGRGYSIAFNLRARLGYSGELRAIGDVLRDQLFYLQRVGFDAFAPRPDRKIEDVIKGLGDFSEVYQTSFDQKLPLFRRVQRKANEAASGQ
- a CDS encoding phosphoadenylyl-sulfate reductase, which codes for MSDLQQKIEQVVAVLTETTCDFAPVTFANSLGAEDMVLTDIIDRYQLDIDMFSLDTGRLPQETYDLMQVVRERYKTPLRIYFPNVKQVEAYVAEHGVNGFYDSIELRKACCHIRKVEPLRRALQGKRAWITGMRSEQASTRSNLKVSAYDMDNRMQKVNPLLDWSNAEVWEYLKHYEVPYNKLHDKFYPSIGCAPCTRAITPGEDIRSGRWWWEAPENKECGLHSSKVVPIK
- a CDS encoding response regulator — encoded protein: MNLIKEQNKKLKGFTILVVEDNELNQQVAKGLLEYNGATVAIANHGKEALEMLSKSPFDCVLMDIQMPVMDGLEATQLIRANPQCPDTLIIAVTANADQHHKDLCQSAGMNDFLTKPIDPERLVNTLLKWLMPKPDAQIS
- a CDS encoding EAL domain-containing response regulator, producing MNNEKPIRVLVLDDDRFMLEFVSHLLRDLGVSEVLVAEDGKAGLFVMSAQVSAIDLLICDIEMPGMDGIEFLRNIADQYYNGKIVLFSGVNPDLLKATERLASVRGLNVIGTLAKPVTVGSLAAILDQLSIPVPRRANPARIRQIFTMEEIQQALAADQIELFYQPKIAVSSRRVTSVECLARWCHAQYGYVSPDNFIPVIEQSGLINDFTRDVLRKSALQLDLWLQQGFDLKISVNVSMENLDRFNLPEIYAMAVRDCYVPIDRITLEITEGKLGKDFAQSLDILTRLRLKGFGLAIDDFGIGYSSMETLKHMPFTELKVDRIFAHGAAKDPATRAILESSIKLGKALGLNVVVEGIETRADYQLAVELGCDEIQGFFIAKPMPSGEFTEWLSKHEKTRDERF